In Geotalea uraniireducens, one genomic interval encodes:
- a CDS encoding TIGR04442 family protein: MHKDIRLHGHLGGRVEYYAIVAGADAHQRYFFNAAEGENAELRFFSPGSDFVIGPNGIRHEGNGGSFCEYMFGVDQPVADLAKGDVINRLIMYGAHTDEETGAIQFSDRTGGQLGYDKIFFEGNAVVNYFFFISSARVTGAASRQQEDIVKLIGKALKRSPAVGIQDENAIIAEVMEQLNDPKALFFLFKLINIHHRQYHDTFRRLYFRSKKIADDDFAMLTEIALRYDIDRYQQERIRIDVMYKHPANRRIVDEYKNILISCHRKGEITMLENARLTRLKTLSVRNKIPGALFYTLDEMLKNDKAVIAAEEHNYITETREILEGLFLRERNIDDTIDRDDVVKLLFAKKHAAENRDHAFEELLLDASKACDEKIRDGADIALLEGFSYIITFFDRYDATSQAINQLAFMENVRVGEEMLRSLLGNKVAFDALRAGLFEELFISCLFSNKYLGSYGRKKVATLAVGLKEIEGNRLTIAALLDRLQVIDGEERVANTVLAYIRERIRNFYSKYASKTDKEALKREVVEELRSKRLLREEIPERLFDEAILTIQKEAIYLHNLFPQVIADSDSGLREDFLENSGLDRFYVEELEREYFEQNDLDMEELYLLRKGLA; this comes from the coding sequence ATGCACAAGGACATACGGCTTCACGGACATCTCGGCGGACGGGTCGAATACTACGCCATCGTTGCCGGCGCCGATGCCCACCAGCGTTATTTCTTCAATGCCGCCGAGGGTGAGAACGCCGAACTCCGCTTCTTCTCCCCGGGCAGCGATTTCGTCATCGGCCCCAACGGCATCCGCCACGAGGGGAACGGCGGTTCCTTCTGCGAGTACATGTTCGGCGTCGACCAGCCGGTGGCCGACCTGGCCAAGGGAGACGTCATCAACCGGCTGATCATGTACGGCGCCCACACCGACGAAGAAACCGGGGCGATCCAGTTCAGCGACCGGACCGGCGGCCAGCTCGGCTACGACAAGATCTTTTTCGAAGGCAATGCCGTCGTCAACTACTTCTTCTTCATCTCCTCCGCCCGAGTGACCGGCGCCGCCAGCCGCCAGCAGGAGGACATCGTCAAGCTGATCGGCAAGGCGCTCAAGCGCTCGCCGGCGGTTGGCATCCAAGACGAAAACGCCATCATCGCCGAGGTGATGGAGCAGCTCAACGATCCGAAGGCGCTCTTTTTCCTCTTCAAGCTGATCAACATTCACCACCGCCAGTACCACGACACCTTCCGCCGCCTCTACTTCAGGAGCAAGAAGATCGCCGACGACGATTTCGCCATGCTGACCGAGATCGCCCTCCGTTACGACATCGACCGCTACCAGCAGGAGCGGATCAGGATCGACGTCATGTACAAGCACCCGGCCAACCGGCGGATTGTCGACGAATACAAGAACATCCTGATTTCCTGCCACCGCAAGGGGGAGATCACCATGCTCGAGAACGCCCGGCTCACCCGGCTCAAGACCCTGTCGGTGCGGAACAAGATTCCCGGCGCCCTCTTTTACACCCTCGACGAGATGCTGAAGAACGACAAGGCGGTAATCGCCGCCGAAGAACACAACTATATCACCGAAACCCGCGAAATCCTGGAAGGGCTCTTCCTTCGCGAGCGGAACATCGACGACACCATCGACCGGGACGACGTGGTCAAGCTGCTCTTCGCCAAGAAGCATGCCGCCGAGAACCGCGATCACGCCTTCGAGGAGCTGCTGCTCGACGCCAGCAAGGCCTGCGACGAGAAGATCCGCGACGGCGCCGACATCGCCCTCCTCGAAGGGTTCTCCTACATCATCACCTTCTTCGACCGCTACGATGCCACCTCCCAGGCGATCAACCAGCTGGCCTTCATGGAGAACGTCCGGGTGGGCGAGGAGATGCTGCGCAGCCTGCTCGGCAATAAGGTCGCCTTCGACGCCCTGCGCGCCGGGCTGTTCGAGGAGCTGTTCATCAGCTGCCTGTTCAGCAACAAGTACCTCGGCAGCTACGGCCGGAAGAAGGTCGCCACCCTCGCTGTCGGGCTGAAGGAGATCGAGGGGAACCGGCTGACCATCGCCGCCCTGCTCGACCGGCTGCAGGTAATCGACGGCGAAGAGCGGGTCGCCAACACGGTGCTCGCCTACATCCGGGAACGGATCAGGAATTTCTACTCGAAGTATGCCTCAAAGACCGACAAGGAGGCACTCAAGCGCGAAGTGGTCGAGGAGTTGCGCAGCAAGCGGCTGCTCCGCGAGGAGATCCCGGAACGGCTGTTCGACGAGGCGATCCTGACCATCCAGAAGGAAGCGATCTACCTGCACAACCTCTTCCCCCAGGTAATCGCCGACAGCGACAGCGGCCTGCGGGAGGATTTCCTGGAAAACTCGGGGCTCGACCGCTTCTACGTCGAAGAACTGGAGCGGGAATACTTCGAGCAGAACGACCTCGACATGGAGGAGCTCTACCTGCTCCGCAAGGGGCTTGCCTGA
- a CDS encoding GPMC system MBL fold metallohydrolase: MKITILGSGTSTGVPMVGCSCPVCLSPDPHDKRTRASILIEAAGRYILVDTSPDLRRQALRHQVPRIDAVLLTHPHADHINGIDDLRGFHFIHRRLVPCYGSKETMEAVQRNFSYIFSGMEVAGYAPLLDPHVVTEPFGLFGHVITPIHLYHGAMPATGYRIGGAAYLTDCSRIPESSLALLARLDLLIIDALRYTPHENHFNIDGALAMVELLKPQRAVLTHLTHEVPYGDGSKLPAGVEFAYDGMVLTL; encoded by the coding sequence ATGAAAATCACTATCCTCGGCAGCGGCACCTCGACCGGCGTGCCGATGGTCGGCTGCTCCTGCCCGGTCTGCCTGTCGCCGGACCCGCACGACAAGCGGACCCGGGCCTCCATTCTCATCGAAGCGGCCGGACGGTACATCCTGGTCGACACTTCGCCGGACCTGCGCCGCCAGGCGCTCCGCCACCAGGTTCCCCGGATCGACGCCGTCCTCCTCACCCATCCTCACGCCGACCATATCAACGGCATCGACGATCTGCGCGGCTTTCACTTTATCCACCGCCGGCTGGTCCCCTGTTACGGCAGCAAGGAGACCATGGAAGCGGTCCAGCGGAATTTTTCCTATATCTTCAGCGGCATGGAGGTGGCCGGCTACGCGCCGCTGCTCGACCCCCACGTCGTTACCGAGCCGTTTGGCCTGTTCGGCCACGTGATCACCCCGATCCACCTCTACCACGGCGCCATGCCGGCGACCGGCTACCGGATCGGCGGCGCCGCCTACCTCACCGACTGCAGCCGGATTCCCGAGTCATCGCTGGCGCTGCTCGCCCGGCTCGACCTCCTGATCATCGACGCCCTCCGCTACACCCCCCACGAGAACCATTTCAATATCGACGGGGCGCTGGCGATGGTCGAGCTGCTCAAACCGCAACGGGCCGTGTTGACCCACCTGACCCACGAAGTCCCGTACGGCGACGGCAGCAAGCTGCCGGCCGGGGTCGAATTTGCCTACGACGGGATGGTCCTGACGTTGTAG
- the metX gene encoding homoserine O-acetyltransferase MetX encodes MSVGIVQEQSVTFDRELRLESGRILGPITLVYETYGTLNADRSNAIMVAHAWTGNAHLAGKYSDDDPKPGWWDAIVGPGRLLDTDRYFVICSNVIGSCYGSTGPASLNPKTGKRYNLSFPVITVRDMVRAQALLLDHLGVDRLLTVLGGSMGGMQALEWATQFPERIRSAVALATTSKPSPQAIALNAIARWAIFNDPTWRKGDYRKNPKDGLALARGIGHIAFLSDESMWQKFGRRFSARDGQFDFFGQFEIERYLSYNGYNFVDRFDANAFLYLAKALDLYDVAWGCESLEEAFAPVRVPLQFFAFSSDWLYPPYQTEEMVGVLQRLGKPVEYHLIDSAYGHDAFLLEHETFTPLVREFLERVAG; translated from the coding sequence ATGTCCGTCGGCATCGTCCAAGAACAATCCGTTACCTTCGACCGCGAACTCCGCCTGGAGAGCGGCCGGATCCTCGGGCCGATCACCCTCGTCTACGAGACCTACGGTACCCTCAACGCCGACCGGTCCAACGCGATCATGGTCGCCCATGCCTGGACCGGCAACGCCCACCTGGCGGGGAAGTACAGCGACGACGATCCGAAGCCCGGCTGGTGGGATGCCATCGTCGGCCCCGGCCGGCTGCTCGACACCGACCGCTACTTCGTCATCTGTTCCAACGTCATCGGCTCCTGTTACGGCTCCACCGGCCCGGCATCGCTCAACCCGAAGACCGGCAAGCGCTACAACCTCTCTTTCCCGGTGATCACCGTCCGCGACATGGTCCGGGCCCAGGCGCTCTTGCTCGACCACCTCGGCGTCGACCGCCTCCTCACCGTCCTCGGTGGCAGCATGGGGGGGATGCAGGCCCTCGAATGGGCCACCCAGTTCCCCGAGCGAATCCGCTCGGCGGTGGCGCTGGCCACCACCAGCAAGCCGTCGCCCCAGGCGATCGCCCTCAACGCCATTGCCCGCTGGGCAATCTTCAACGACCCGACCTGGCGCAAGGGAGATTACCGGAAGAACCCGAAGGACGGCCTGGCGCTCGCCCGGGGGATCGGCCACATCGCCTTTCTCTCCGACGAGTCGATGTGGCAGAAGTTCGGTCGGCGTTTCTCCGCCCGGGACGGCCAGTTCGACTTCTTCGGCCAGTTCGAGATCGAGCGCTACCTAAGTTACAACGGCTACAACTTCGTCGACCGTTTCGACGCCAACGCGTTCCTCTATCTGGCCAAGGCCCTCGACCTCTACGACGTCGCCTGGGGATGCGAGTCGCTGGAGGAGGCCTTCGCCCCGGTCCGGGTGCCGCTCCAATTCTTCGCCTTCAGCTCCGACTGGCTCTACCCCCCCTACCAGACCGAAGAGATGGTCGGGGTCCTGCAACGACTCGGCAAGCCGGTCGAGTATCACCTGATCGACTCGGCCTACGGCCACGACGCCTTCCTGCTGGAGCACGAGACCTTCACGCCGCTGGTGCGGGAATTCCTCGAGCGGGTCGCCGGATAA